The following is a genomic window from Strix aluco isolate bStrAlu1 chromosome 3, bStrAlu1.hap1, whole genome shotgun sequence.
GCAGAGGTGGGGTCATGCATGGATAGGAGAGCAGAAGAGAAGCTGGCACAGCTCAGGGTGGCTGGGGTCCCTCTCTGGGAGCTTGGGATGAAGAGAAATGGCACAGGGCAAGCCCAGGGCCTGGGGCTTGTTGACTTGTGCAGGCAAGTTCCTAGCAaggaggagaggtggtgggaaCCAGTGGGGAGGAAGTGCTATGAAGCCAGGGACGCTGGATTTGAGTTCGAATGCGGTTGTGATTGGGGCTGGCCCGTTCCTTTGGCACGAGTAGCTGCTCCACCACAGTGGGAAAGGTGGGGCTGCCACACCATGCTTGGGCGAACAGCTTTGTGCTGCTCTCCAGTTGCTTCAGCTCGTGCAGCGTAACAGCTGCTGGCAAACAGTGTCTCCCAAGCAGCCAGCTTTGCTGTGGTGGTGTGAGCCCTGCCTGTCAGCAAGGGGCTGAACCTGATCAGGTAGATGTGTGCCTGCAGCCATGTAGTGGCCAGCTGGTATTGATGTTGGCGAAACAGTCTGTGAGGTTGATACCTGTGCATTGAGAGAAAAGCTTTCAGTTTTAGCAGTCTGCAGTGTTTTCAGGGATGGAAACTTCAGAGAAGAAAGTGTTAGGAAACTTAAAGCAAGCCTCTTGTGGTTCATGTGGCCAAGGTAGGAGGTGTTGAAGGCAGAAGGACAGCAGGCCTGCCACAGGAAGCACCTCCTGGAAGCAAATATTCAACTTGAAGCAATTCATCCTGAAACCCTCTAAGCACTGCAGTGTAACAGTATATCTGACTTCCTCCATCATCAAATTTTCTCTAGCAAACTCGGCTGTGTGATTTTTGCATGTATATGTCTGTTTCTTACATAACGAGCAACTAAACCTGAAGCTGTGTTTTGTCTCTCTTCATGCCAGCTGTTGTAGGCTGTAGAAGCCTGTTAGAATGCATTATACACACCATGCTCAGAACATTTGCCCGTGACATTTTTGGGTGGGTGGGGAGTGCACAGGCATGTCCCGTCAGCTGGGAAGATATATGTGTCCCACTTCCCTTGGTGTTACCTGTGAGGCTGCCAATgcatcttttatttctctctgtacaATCTTTTCTCTACAGTGGCTCAGCATTCagatttttcccttcttccctgtgGAAGGAGAGTGATGCAAGAGTAGAGGACTAGCCTTCCCAAAAGCATCTGGACAACATTTGAGTGGCTCATGCTGCCTTGATATCCAAATATTCAGGCTGAGGAATGAACTTCTCACTCTTGGAAGGTTGCCAGCAAGGATTCAGCCTGACTTAACTAAAGAGAGACCACTTTTCAGGATACGTTGCCTCCAATTGTAGTCTGGGCCTGCTTTGTCTGACAGACAGAACTGTTTTCATCACAAGCTCATCTTGCTCCCTCCTCTCATCATGGGACAGTGCTGCTCCATGAAAGGAATCAGAtcaaatttaaactgaaaagtgTTCAAATCTTGTCTCGCCCTACCTTGTCTTGGAGCTGAGCTTGAAACAGAACCACTTAAGTTTTCCTTCAAGCAGAGCCAGACCAgaaccaaaatatttctgatttctgattCAAAGTAATGGCTTGACAAAACAACTGGTGTTTTGTGTTGGGCACCATTTTTCACAGTGTGTCTTTGCACTTAGGATCTGTGGAGTAGTGTCTCCTTGTAGGCAGCTTTCCCTATTCCTACCTATTCCTACCTTGCTGCCTCCCCACATGCTGCAGGTGCAGTAACTCTTGCTCTTGTACTGTGGTGCTGTGCTGCACCTCTTTGGAAACCATCAGGACTGTTCAGGGTAAGGACTGTGCAGGGTaagctgcagctcagctgctcctcacaggaagAGACTGGCCGTATCTCATTTGGATGCTCTGATGAGCTTCTGCACTGCTGGTGCTTTCCCTCAAAATCCTGCTGGTCGGCGTTCTGGGGAGGTGTGTGTTTGTACTGCTATGCTGTATGTGGCAGCTGGGAGTTTATGGTGGAAGGAGGGGGTAACGTCCAAAGGTTTCGCCCACCTCTGCTTGCTATCCTTTGCGCTGTCCCTGTTGTCTCCTAAACAGGTTCACCCTGCAGTTCTGTGGCTTCATGTGCCAGCAGAAAGGAGGTGACAGAGCTGAGGAAGGGAGTGTTGGCTGGTCtcaggcagcagagccagagtAGGCTGAGTTCTGTCTCCAGCTGAGCCCTCTGCCATAGGCTTGCTGGTGAGATACTGCTCTCTTCCCTGTTCAGTTTTCCATGAGTTGGGTCAGCATGGTGGTGAAGGGTCAGTTATTGAGCCCCAAGTGGGACTTGAACCAGCGGAGCTTCAGCAAGGTCagaccagagctgagctgagctaacACTGGCTTGAGTTTCTGGTCATCTGCTAAAAATAAGAAAGAGCCTCTGTAAGTGCTGTTTAACAAGCATGAGGTGGAGGGGATGTCTGCTGGAGGAAAGTGCAGGCAAAGAGTTTGTGTGGCTAAAAAGGGTGATGTGGAAAAAGCAAATTGACAGAAGTCCAGACAGCAGTGAGACTGGGACAAGGCAGAGTGGAAGGGAGTAGCCAGGATGGATTGGGAAAGCCCACAGCCTGGGACCTCAGGTTTGGGTATGGCCTATGTGGTTCGTAGACTAGCAGCTCTTGGTCTATGGATGCAGCAATGATTTTAGTGGTCTTCACTATTGCCTTTCCAGGGCCATCATGTCTGCTCTGTATTACAcgctgctttgctttttcacagGTGGTTCCCTGCACAAGGGTAAGGAAGCAACTTGCTAGTTTTCAAAACTTACTTGCTGTGTTGTACAGAGTGCTGTAATTGGAGGCAGCGGCACACTGAGGTTTTTATTTGGACTACAGAAAgttcttatttctgctttttttctgtcaacAAACTCATGTAACTTGTTGCAAGGCATGGCTTTGCTTTCCATATCCCTAGCACCCGCTGTGCTGAGAGTCTCTGGTGTCTTTGCAGTACCTTGCAGATACGAGTAAAACTGATGTTCACTTTGCAGGTATACTGCATATGCAACCAATGGGTCTAGAGGCCTGCAGGAGTGGGTGAGATGCACTAAATTGCAAGTGTGACAGTGAAAAACATACCTCGTTTCTTCAGTTCAAGAAGATGCTAACAGTATCTAATTGTTTGTGAGGCTTGTAGGTAAAAGCTTACAAGTTGTTTTACTCTCCTCCCTCATCAGGCGCCACAGCCTCaacagcagccgcagcagcagcagccaaccGCAAATAAGCGACCCAGTAACAGTGCTCCCCCACCAACCCAGCTGAATAAGATTAAGTACTCAGGGGGACCCCAGATTGTGAAGAAGGAGCGCCGGCACAGCTCTTCTCGCTTCAATCTGAGCAAAAACCGGGAACTGCAAAAGCTCCCAGCCCTTAAAGGTAAAGAAGCTCTGGGGTGAGGGTGACCTGCATGACAAGTGCGTTCTCCAGGCAGAGTGCGGTGGCATGAGGGCTCTTCCCAGAGCAACCCTGGCAGTGTCCTGCTAACCTCCTGTGGGCAGTGCAGCAGGGATGGCTCTGGGAAAGGTGCTTGACTTGGCAGCAGGTTGAGAATTGATGGATAgcctaaaagaaaaggaaggtatTCAATGCGAACTTCGCTACTTACCTTCCCATTTGAAGTGATTTAAACTCTCATGCTTATATGTACTTAGGATTTTCTCAGATTCTTCAGCAGGTTGTGCAGAAAGGTGGTGAAGTGCATAGACCTTGGTGCAGACTGCTCTTGGTTCCTACAGCTACCTGTTCCTGGCAAAGGACcaggcctcctcctcctccttgtgtTTCCATTGCAAATTATGGTAGTGCTATCAAACTTGTCCACATTAGGGTAATTACCCAGCATTAGCAGTTAGTCCACATAATGGTACAATTAAACATGACTTAAGTGCGGACAAGGTGAAAGCATTTTTAGCAGTCACTCAGCCAGACCCGTTGCTGACATTGCTCACAGAAACAGGCAGTCCTTTTAGGAAGGATAACtgccctgcagctcagcagccATTCTGCAAGCAAGTGGTAAGTTTGCCTGATTGGCCTCAACAGCGCGTAGTTTCCAGTGACAACATATCAAAAAGAGAATGCTGTTAATACAGGGCTTCTGCCACCTTGGCCCCTCTCTTCTGGGCTGCTCTCTGGGAGGAGGGTTAGCCTACAGCGCTCTGCCCAGCTCCCTTTGCGACTGGGGTGTCACTGGTCTGGGATGGGAGCTAGTTAAGAGAATTCCTGTTCCAGTGTATCTTGCACTGGGAAGGGATCAGTGCTTATCAGGTCAGAAACTACTACCATGTTTGAAGTTGCCTTATGGGATAGTTGCTCCAGAGGCCTTGCAATCCCTCTGCCTCCACTGTCCCATCTCCATAGCAGGGATAACActgcctcttcctcttcccccaccagcTCGTGGGGGACTGTGATGGGGGAAGGGGAGTGCAGGACAGGGAGCAAACCACACTGGTACTTGGGCAAACCAGGAAGATGTTCTGCCTGTCTCCAAGGACAGACGCCTCTGCTTTCTCTGGCAGATGCTCCTCCACACGAACGAGAAGAGCTTTTCATCCAGAAGCTGCGGCAGTGCTGTGTGCTTTTTGACTTCATCTCTGACCCCCTCAGTGACCTGAAGTTCAAGGAGGTGAAGCGAGCAGGTCTCAACGAGATGGTGGAATACATCACACACAACCGTGATGTTGTTACTGAGGCCATCTATCCTGAAGCTGTTATCATGGTAGGGCATGGGGCCAGTACATGCTTGTGTGCCAAAGAAATAGGGACTCTTCAGAAGCATGGAGGGGAGGACGGGATAGGGATTTGTTAGGACTGTGACGCCAGTCCTACCCATTCCTTATTACCTGCCCACCCCCAGAAAGAGGATAAGGTGGGGACGGTGACAGTGCCTGGTGTAGGGAGAGGTGGAAGGTCTTATCTCTGGCACAGACTACACTTGTGGGTTTCATATGCAGATGGTAACCCTACAGCCTCTAGGGAGGCATCTGTTTGTGGGCACAGCTATGGCAAATCACAGTGTGATCCAGTGAAGGATTTGCTACAGGGAGGGCTATCATGAGGTGCAGGGATGTAATTCATACACCTTTTCACTCACATCAGTTTTCAGTGAACCTCTTCCGGACACTCCCTCCATCATCCAATCCCACAGGCGCGGAGTTTGACCCTGAGGAAGATGAACCTACATTAGAGGCTGCTTGGCCACACCTTCAggtgaggaggagggggaggataTAGATCTAGTGAATTTATCTCCAGGAAGTCCATGTAGTGCTGGagcctgccagccctgctgctggctgcttccACAGCGTGCAAGGTTTGCTggtgtggggatggggagagacCAGGCCTGCCATCCATGGGTCAGAGGTGGCTTGTAGGCAGGCAGGGGTGCCCTGGAAGCAGACTGATGGCTGTGTGCAACACTCACCTGCAGATGGCTGTAGTTCCATGTGGCCCTGAGGTAGGTGGGGAGTGAAGACTTTACTGGGAGTGAAAGAGTTGTGCCGTATTGCCTATGTAAGAAGCAATTCCCAGCAGTGTTAATGTCCCTCCCAGAGGCTCAAGAGCCCTCATCCTCTGGGCTTCAGCAGCATTGGAGACAGCACCTCTGTCTGCTTCAGCACTCTTCTCCTTGCCCAGCTCCTTGGGAGGCACACGGAGGAAGATGACTGCGTGGTGCCAAAGCAAAGCCTGTGCTGGCACCTGCTGACGTGTCTCCTGTATGCTGGATGTAGCTCAGTTGTGTTAATGGGGAGCAAATGTTTGACCAGAAAAGATAGGGAACTGCAGTGGAGGAAGAGGGATCTTTTCATCAGACTGTGTGTCCTGGGAAACAGACTTTAAGACAAACTAGGTGAAGAGGGTTATGAAAGCAACAGTGAGCATGTTTTAGCAGAGCTCAGCAGTGGAAGTCAGGAGGTAAGCTTATGGGGGTCTCCCCAGGCACTTGCACAGGGACATGTCAAGCAAAGACAGAACAAGAGCCAGGCACTGCAGAATGAAGCAGAAAATATGGAGAGGAAGTAAAGTGCAGTTCTGCAGCAGTGGTTGATCACTTCTTACTGCTGCAGTTGACATAGGGATGTGAGTGTCAATAGAAATGGCGTGTCCTCAGCACCAGACTGCTACGAATGCtaggaagcatttgtttctgAGCTAAATCAGCAGCAGCCAGCATGGATTTGTGGCAAGTGTGTGCTGAGATTTTTTGGTCATCACCTCAgttttctctgtgctgctgtcCTTGGCAGCTGGGCCCTACCTGTGGATGGGTGACCCCATAGCTCTTTCAACTCCAGTCAGACCTTTGGGATGCACCAGTCTTGTTTGGCCTAGTGGCCCCTCGGAAGCGCTAGGCAGGGTCAGCCCTGGAATGGACTTGTCCCTCTAGGAGGACAGCAGGACCAGAAGTTGCTGAGGAGGACAGCAGGACCAGAAGTTGCTGTTTCAGCACTGGCAGCCTTCGTAAAGCAAGCTGCCCTTTGTTTTCCAAGTGGGACACAGCGTGCAGCTTGCATGGTTTAGTGGGGCCAAGCCAATCTGGAGTCAGTCCCCAGGAGGCAGAGGACACAACGTGTTTTCCTGGGGcccattttatttctctgcttttctgtttttccttggtGTGTCTCAAGGGCTTCCAATGAAGCCTGAGCCTTTGCCATCTCCTCTAGAGGTTTTGGTTCTCTGTAGAGATGTGGGCTGAAGGTGGGAGAAGAGTTTACCAGGTCTATAGTGTCTTCATCTGAGTTGGTTGCTGTTGTGTTTGGTGGGACCTGAGGTGATGAGTTCTCATGCAGACTTGGACAGTTATGTGCCACTAGCGCCCTGCCCATCAGAGCAAGGGCAGCTGAGTTGATCCCTCTGGGTGGGGAAACACAGGttgctgtgttttctgtgctCCCATTCAGACTTTCGATCGTTTCCTGAAGTCCttaaggagaaggaaaacatttaaaatctgaagtaaaCACTGGTGAGAGGACAGGGGGGATTTCTAAGTGATCTCTCCTTCTCCCCCATAGCTGGTGTATGAGTTCTTCCTCCGGTTCCTGGAATCGCCTGACTTTCAACCAAACGTAGCCAAGAAATACATTGACCAGAAGTTTGTACTATCCGTAAGTAATCGTTGCCCCTCCCACTGCGCACCACCTTTATGGAGGACATGCAGCAGATTTTGGTGAAGGTGTTATGCAAACAGTCCAGCTTTGTCATCAGGTGCTTGAtgatgtgggttttctttttaactttgtCTTGTCCTGAATGAGCAGCTAGAATTCTCTGCAGGGAAAGAGTGTGTGTGAGCTGTAGTCCATGGAACTCTCCTCTCATTGGAGAGGTGCACTGGAAGCCTTGCAGGGGAAATCCAGGGACATGCAGCTTTGTAGAGTGTGCAGGCCATCACTGTGTTTCCAAAGACGAAAGAAGTGCTGATGGTTCCAGCTTGTGACTAGGAGACTGCACGTTTCAGGGAAGCAACCACTGTGCTCAGGGTGCTGAAGGCATCACTCAGCTGAAAACGCCACTTCTGCTGAGCAGGAGCAGTGCCCAGTGTTGCTGATGGCTTTGTCCAGACAGGCAGACACTGACTGAATTTCTCTCCCCTCAGCTGCTGGATCTCTTTGACAGTGAAGACCCCAGAGAACGAGACTTCCTAAAGACTATTCTGCACAGGATCTACGGGAAGTTTCTGGGTCTGCGAGCATATGTGAGGCGGCAGATCAACAATATATTTTACAGGTGAGATGTTTCTTAGTGCCACTGGCCTAGTGAATGAGTGGGACAATCCAGTGAGATAACTTTGGGGTTCTAGGCTGTGATTCTCTCTGATCCAGACTGTGATTAGCTAAGTGACTCAGTTTTGTCACGCTACTTTGGTAGGGATAACATTCACCTGCGCTTAGGAGCACTGAAGGTGTGATAGCACTGTCTTCAGCACACGTGGCAAATGTTGGGACCTGTGAACTTTAGCTGATCTGGGGACCATGAATTTATTTGCTTCTATCTCTTACACCTTACCTGGTTGTCTTGGAGTTCTGTTATTTGCTAGAAAACTCCCCGTCCccaggttttttccttccttttgcttaTCAAACTGTATCCAGCGTTTGGCTGTGATCtctcattcttttcttctctttaggTTCATCTATGAAACAGAGCATCACAATGGgattgcagagctgctggagatTCTGGGAAGGTAAGGGCACTTTTAGAAGTCCCAGAGAGCCCATAGTGAGTGAGACCTCCCAGTCCAGCGTGTTGTGAACTGGCAGTGCCTTCCTTCAGCAGTTCTTGCAGGAGCCACTCTTTCAGAGGATCTCAGTCTGATGAAGCACACAGTGAAAGTACTCTCCAGCCTGCCAATAAATGCAGCAGTAGCCTTCTCCTACCAGATTCAGCTCCTGTTCTTTTGAGTCCAGTCACAGCAGACAGCAGACAGTCTTGCCTCAGCAGACAGTAAAAGAGAAGAGTTCCTCACAGCCCTGAGAAGCCTTAGCAGTGGGCAGTCCTCACCATGGCTTAAActaccacagaatcacagaatcatcaaggttggaaaagaccttgaagatcatctagtccaaccattaaaacCCTTCTGTTTGCAGCCCTCTCTTATGCCACCACCCTCCTGTTCTGTAAAGTACAAGCCTTGAGGACTGGGCTGCCTCTGTGCTGGCCTTCCCCAGAGGTTCTGCTTAAGTGTGAGTGGGCTCAGTCTGGCACAGAACAGGACAGAACAGAGCCCAGGCCCCATCAGAGGCATTTCCCTGCTGTGCTTGCTGAGGAAACACTCTCACTGGGCGTGGTGTGCAGGTTAGGCCCCAGCGACCACACCACTTCTGGTGGTTGCTTTCTCAAGTGACTAATGAGAGCTAGGGAAAGCCACTGGCTCTTTTGAGGTGAGAGATACTGTATTTCTGTTGGGTAAAGATGTTAACGAGACTCTTGTTTCTTCTCAGTATAATCAATGGGTTTGCTTTACCTCTGAAGGAAGAGCACAAGATGTTCCTCATCAGAGTCTTATTACCACTGCACAAGGTGAAGTCTCTCAGTGTCTACCACCCACAGGTGAGAAGTGCTTCAAGTTCCCAGGGCAGAATGTGGTTCATGCAAAAGCCATTGTCCAGGTTTGCTTATAGCTATTCAGTGGGCTGCATTACTGTGTTGTACAAAGTTCTTGCTGTGAGATGTTTTGGGCTGCACCCTAGTCCCTTACTGCGGTGGTTTGTCCCAGCCTTGCAGTGCCTGGGCctgtatgtatgcatgtgtgcttTTTGCCACTGCCTGATAGGAGGGTATCCTGCCATTTCCTGATGACTTAATGCTATGGCCTGCTTTGCCTTTCTGTGCTGAAAGTTTGTGAAATATTGGGGCCCTGCTGAAACCAGAGAGGTAAAATTCTGAGCTGCAGTCATCAGCCTCTGTGTGTGGTGTGTCAGCTGTTAGTCACTGCTGAGATATGCAGAGAAATCAGTGTGCTAGGTGGTACAGAGATTAATTTCTTGCAATTCAGAATACATAATAGAAGAGTAGAGAAGATCAGGACTTGGGCTAGGAAGTGAAAAAGTATGGGTACTGAGCAGTGATGTCTGTTCTCCCAGCCTTATTTTTATGGGGCAGGGCTTTGTGATAGTTGGGTTTGTTCCTTCCCATGTGTGCAGCTGTGCTTGCATTTAAATGTATTAGCTGTGGGCTGCTCTAGGTGGCTCAGGTTTTATCCTTTATGCTGCACAAATGTCCTGAGCTCAGACCCTGCCTGCTTGGTCTTAGAGCCTTCACTTGCCATCAGAACTGGATTCATTTGGAGCTGCAACTATCTGCTCATCATACACATTGTGGAGGGCATAATGTGACTTCCAGCCTAGGGTGGTGGTGGCACTTTATTCTCAGGTACACATGGGGAAGCTCTAATCTTGCcatgtttttttctcctacagTTGGCGTACTGTGTTGTACAGTTCTTGGAGAAAGACAGCAGCTTGACAGAGCCAGTGAGTAACCTTGCTTAACCTCTGCGTGTCAGTCAAGTCCCAAAAAGCTTCATGGCTTCCTCAGAGTACATCAAGGGTGAAAAAAGGCTAAAGAGGCTGGGAGTCAACTGGATTGTTTACTGGGTTTGCCTGGTACTCTGTGGGCAGAAAGGGCCATGCTGCTCATGTTCAAGCCTTTAGTATTCTCTCCTGAAAGCTTCTGGAAAGTGGGCTATAGTCTTTCTTTGTCCTTCAGATCTTGATGTAGCAGAAGGAAGACTATACCAAGCTGTCCTTTCAGGGCAGAGCTTTCAGCTAGTGACAGATGCTGCAGAGACAAAACACATGGCCATCTAATATCCGATGGAACCAGCATAAGCTGGGGGGAGGGCCCTCAAATAGTAAGAGTTCACTCCAGACTGCTGGAGTTGGCTGAAAAACTGTAGGGATGAGGTTAGGAACCTGGGACCCAAAGGTCTACTTAGGCAAGCCCCTGTTCCCTGATGAAAGTATTCTCCTTCCTGCTCTAGCATCAGTTTGCTACCTCCATAGTGTTAAGTCATGTTGTAGATACATTTGCCTTTAGGATGTATTGCTGGGAAACAGCAGATTCTAAAATGTGCGAGCAGTGTAGATGGTATCTTACATATTCCAGTTACTGGCTCTGCAGACCTGCAGTGTTAACCAGGCTATATGCCGGCTTGGCAGAGGGTGCAAGCAGGAGACAAGTGTTTCTCCACCCACTGCAGGCCAGGAAATGTCTTCTACAGAGCTGAGCTGCACAGCCTCAAAACAGCAGATGGCCAAAGAACGCATGCTTGTGTCACTGTAGCAGGGAGCCCCAGAAAGTGTGAGCATTTTAATGAGTAATGCTAGCTGAGGTCGTTCTGTTCTCTGGCTGAAATGCGTGCATTCGTGGTGAGCCTGACTGTGCTCGGTGGAAGCTGGTCAGCTGTTGTCAGCTTTTTGGCTCCTCAGCTCTGACACTAGCAATGCTGAAGCAGACCTCCCAGCTTTTCCTTTAAATGTGGGTCCTCCATTTCCTGTGTTCCCAAAAGCCTGATCTGAAACAGACTGCATAAAGTAGCTTCCTGATCATACTGAATACTTCCTGTGGCTGACATCCAGCCCAACAGCCTCCTGCCAAAGCACTTACTGTAGGGTGAGGGAGAAGAGATAAGTAGAAATCTGTCAATATTTCCAGGATTCATTTTGTAGCTTATTCAAATAGCAAAGCTCCAAAGCTTGTCACTGCTTCCTGGGTAAGGGGTTAGTGGCCCCTAGATAAGAGACCCAGGTCTTGTTTGGTGCTTGTGAAAAGCAGTGGGATGACCCAATTTCATTACCTTCAGTGAGTGTTGCATTGGGTCTCAACCAGACATACCAAGGCCTTATTGCCACAGGTTGTGTCCTGTTGAAGCATCCTGCTTGTGAAGGTTTTGAACAGACTCCTGAGATGACTGGGGTTGTTGAAGTCTTGAAGAATTACAGGGCTTGTGAATCGGCAAGGCTCTGAATGCACTAAGAGACGGTGCCACCAGTGCTGGAAGGAGGCCAGGTCACTCGCTAGGTCCACACTCGCTTAGAGTGGGCCTCCCAGAAGCTTGCTCAGCAAGGCTTGACGTGGTAGTTCTTGCCTTAACAGCAGTCTGAATGACTGCCAGGTGAGCAAGGCCTTAGATGTGCTTAGTAATAGCAAAGACAGAGTTAACACACCTCGCACCACCTTAGCTGTAGGAGAAATTACATGTGAATCACTGAAGCTAATTCTTACCTGAATGGCAGACCTCAGTAATGACAAACACTGAGGATACCAAACTGTTGGCTTCTCAAGCCTTGAGTTGGTGGAAACATAATGCTCAGATGTTTCTAATCTTGCTGTTGTATTGCTCACTATCCCTCCACTGCTGTGAACTTCCTCTCGAGTGCTGGCTTCAGGCTCAGGTTGCTGAAGTACACACAGTTGAAAGAGCAACTCCGACTGCCAGTTGTG
Proteins encoded in this region:
- the PPP2R5D gene encoding serine/threonine-protein phosphatase 2A 56 kDa regulatory subunit delta isoform isoform X1, giving the protein MPYKLKKEKESPKSTKSTTKPGSSSSGKDGGAENSEEAPQPQQQPQQQQPTANKRPSNSAPPPTQLNKIKYSGGPQIVKKERRHSSSRFNLSKNRELQKLPALKDAPPHEREELFIQKLRQCCVLFDFISDPLSDLKFKEVKRAGLNEMVEYITHNRDVVTEAIYPEAVIMFSVNLFRTLPPSSNPTGAEFDPEEDEPTLEAAWPHLQLVYEFFLRFLESPDFQPNVAKKYIDQKFVLSLLDLFDSEDPRERDFLKTILHRIYGKFLGLRAYVRRQINNIFYRFIYETEHHNGIAELLEILGSIINGFALPLKEEHKMFLIRVLLPLHKVKSLSVYHPQLAYCVVQFLEKDSSLTEPVIVGLLKFWPKTHSPKEVMFLNELEEILDVIEPSEFVKVMEPLFRQLAKCVSSPHFQVAERALYYWNNEYIMSLISDNAAKILPIMFPALYKNSKSHWNKTIHGLIYNALKLFMEMNQKLFDDCTQQYKAEKQKGRFRMKEREEMWQKIEELARLNPQYPMYYAPPPLPPVCCMETETPTAEDIQLLKKTVETEAVQMLKDIKKEKVLLRRKSELPQDVYTIKALEAHKRAEEFLTSSQEAL
- the PPP2R5D gene encoding serine/threonine-protein phosphatase 2A 56 kDa regulatory subunit delta isoform isoform X2, with translation MPPVGEESPKSTKSTTKPGSSSSGKDGGAENSEEAPQPQQQPQQQQPTANKRPSNSAPPPTQLNKIKYSGGPQIVKKERRHSSSRFNLSKNRELQKLPALKDAPPHEREELFIQKLRQCCVLFDFISDPLSDLKFKEVKRAGLNEMVEYITHNRDVVTEAIYPEAVIMFSVNLFRTLPPSSNPTGAEFDPEEDEPTLEAAWPHLQLVYEFFLRFLESPDFQPNVAKKYIDQKFVLSLLDLFDSEDPRERDFLKTILHRIYGKFLGLRAYVRRQINNIFYRFIYETEHHNGIAELLEILGSIINGFALPLKEEHKMFLIRVLLPLHKVKSLSVYHPQLAYCVVQFLEKDSSLTEPVIVGLLKFWPKTHSPKEVMFLNELEEILDVIEPSEFVKVMEPLFRQLAKCVSSPHFQVAERALYYWNNEYIMSLISDNAAKILPIMFPALYKNSKSHWNKTIHGLIYNALKLFMEMNQKLFDDCTQQYKAEKQKGRFRMKEREEMWQKIEELARLNPQYPMYYAPPPLPPVCCMETETPTAEDIQLLKKTVETEAVQMLKDIKKEKVLLRRKSELPQDVYTIKALEAHKRAEEFLTSSQEAL